From Pseudomonas sp. LS1212, the proteins below share one genomic window:
- a CDS encoding DUF1302 domain-containing protein translates to MVATCASTQAHAVDFNIGEIQGTFDSSLSVGASWSTADPDKQFISNFNSQGVAGGESASRTTDDNRLNFKKGETFSKIFKGVHDLELKYGDSGAFVRGKYWYDLELMDESRPFYDIDDSGRDRAAKSSGAMFLDSFVYHNYTLGDQVGNVRLGKQVVSWGESTFIGNSINSINPIDVAALRRPGAEVKEGLIPVNLLYVSQGLADNITAEAFYQLEWDKSVVDNCGTFFGNDGVPQGCNDRLVVAGLDLPPGVARNTGGLAAIAAGTDNAFIARLKDNDARDSGQYGVALRWYVPEANDTEFGAYAMNYHSRNPYLSINQMTSAAGGVTSARSVRYFIDYPEDIRLYGLSFQTNVSGVSLGGEVSYRPNMPLQLNTADLLSAATFGATSPLITTGFAGRTLGAEVNGYKRMPVTQAQVTATQFFDQVLGASRLTVVGEVGYNHINGLGKADGSDLRFGRSPAFGPGELPGAAGAATCRGAAVGTPTASNPAQECNDDGFYTSNSWGYRLRGKLDYQNVIAGINLSPNIAWSHDVEGYGPNFDEGSKAVSLGVDADYMNTYTASLSYTNYFGGDFNTNVDRDYVALSFGVNF, encoded by the coding sequence ATGGTTGCCACTTGCGCGAGCACTCAAGCTCACGCTGTTGATTTCAATATCGGGGAGATTCAAGGGACGTTCGATTCATCGCTGTCGGTCGGTGCCAGCTGGTCGACGGCTGATCCGGACAAGCAGTTCATTTCCAACTTCAACTCCCAGGGCGTAGCGGGTGGTGAGTCCGCCTCCCGGACCACCGACGACAACCGCCTGAACTTCAAGAAGGGTGAAACCTTCTCGAAGATCTTCAAGGGCGTGCATGACCTGGAGCTGAAGTACGGCGACAGCGGTGCCTTTGTGCGTGGCAAGTACTGGTATGACCTCGAGCTGATGGACGAAAGCCGTCCGTTCTACGACATCGATGACTCGGGGCGTGATCGCGCGGCCAAGTCATCCGGGGCGATGTTCCTCGACAGCTTCGTCTACCACAACTACACCCTCGGCGATCAGGTCGGCAACGTGCGGCTCGGCAAGCAGGTGGTGAGCTGGGGCGAAAGCACCTTCATCGGCAACTCGATCAACAGCATCAACCCGATCGACGTCGCAGCGTTGCGTCGTCCGGGCGCTGAAGTGAAAGAAGGCCTGATCCCGGTCAACTTGCTCTACGTGTCCCAGGGCCTGGCCGACAACATTACCGCTGAAGCTTTTTATCAGCTGGAGTGGGACAAGTCGGTGGTCGACAACTGCGGCACGTTCTTCGGTAACGACGGCGTACCCCAAGGCTGTAACGACCGACTGGTAGTCGCCGGCCTTGATCTTCCACCCGGAGTGGCACGCAACACCGGCGGTTTGGCAGCCATCGCGGCGGGTACGGACAACGCTTTCATTGCGCGCCTGAAAGACAACGATGCCCGCGATAGCGGCCAGTATGGCGTGGCCCTGCGCTGGTATGTCCCGGAGGCGAACGACACCGAATTCGGCGCCTACGCGATGAATTACCACAGTCGCAACCCGTACCTGAGCATCAATCAGATGACCAGTGCAGCTGGCGGCGTGACCTCTGCGCGCAGCGTTCGTTATTTCATCGACTACCCGGAAGACATTCGCCTCTATGGCCTGAGCTTCCAGACCAACGTCTCGGGCGTCTCACTGGGTGGTGAAGTCAGCTACCGGCCGAACATGCCGCTGCAACTGAACACGGCCGACCTGCTGTCCGCAGCCACCTTCGGCGCGACCTCGCCGCTGATCACCACCGGTTTCGCCGGCCGCACACTGGGTGCCGAAGTCAATGGCTACAAGCGCATGCCAGTCACCCAGGCGCAGGTGACCGCGACGCAGTTTTTCGATCAGGTGCTGGGCGCCAGCCGTCTGACCGTGGTCGGTGAGGTCGGTTACAACCACATCAACGGCCTGGGCAAGGCTGACGGCTCTGACCTGCGCTTCGGTCGCAGCCCGGCCTTCGGTCCCGGCGAACTACCAGGCGCTGCGGGCGCGGCGACCTGCCGCGGAGCCGCTGTGGGCACGCCGACGGCCAGCAACCCGGCGCAGGAGTGCAACGACGATGGCTTTTACACCAGCAACAGCTGGGGCTATCGACTGCGCGGCAAGCTCGATTACCAGAACGTGATCGCCGGCATCAACCTGTCGCCCAACATCGCCTGGTCCCATGACGTCGAAGGTTATGGCCCGAACTTCGATGAAGGTTCCAAAGCGGTCAGCCTCGGTGTGGATGCCGACTATATGAACACTTACACCGCCAGCCTGAGTTACACCAATTACTTCGGTGGCGATTTCAACACCAACGTCGACCGCGACTACGTTGCGCTCAGTTTCGGCGTGAATTTCTGA
- a CDS encoding SDR family NAD(P)-dependent oxidoreductase, giving the protein MSDLMQPFSMAGKTVLVADAATRLGAHFARLISLAGARVAIGAQHPSQLEQLAADLRWEGGEIMIVALDSARRPSIEAALDTVQERFGSVDVLINNSAEREHIALNNHIVHCTSLHMIKAERGGSIVNIDPPPRPITEPNPCLRPNSSLVRMTRAMAQSLTPHRIRVNVIAPRAGKGYDAGLQELNGPLLLLASGAGASVTGAVLHVDGLERHAT; this is encoded by the coding sequence ATGAGCGATCTCATGCAGCCGTTTTCCATGGCCGGCAAAACCGTATTGGTAGCCGATGCCGCCACACGCTTGGGTGCCCATTTCGCCCGACTGATCAGCCTCGCCGGTGCCCGTGTGGCCATTGGCGCGCAGCATCCTTCGCAGTTGGAGCAACTGGCGGCGGACCTGCGCTGGGAAGGTGGCGAAATCATGATCGTCGCGCTCGACAGCGCTCGGCGGCCAAGCATCGAGGCCGCGCTGGACACCGTGCAGGAGCGCTTCGGCAGCGTCGATGTGCTGATCAACAACAGTGCCGAACGCGAACACATTGCCCTGAACAACCACATTGTCCACTGCACCAGCCTGCACATGATCAAGGCCGAGCGCGGTGGCAGCATCGTCAATATTGATCCGCCACCGCGCCCTATCACTGAACCCAACCCTTGCCTGCGGCCCAACAGCAGCCTGGTCCGGATGACCAGAGCCATGGCCCAGTCGCTGACGCCCCACCGCATTCGCGTCAACGTCATCGCCCCGCGCGCCGGCAAGGGTTACGACGCCGGCCTGCAAGAACTCAATGGCCCGTTACTGCTGCTGGCCAGCGGCGCGGGTGCCAGCGTGACCGGTGCCGTGCTGCATGTCGATGGACTTGAACGCCACGCCACCTGA
- a CDS encoding arylsulfatase, giving the protein MTRIIKWLPKLALVATTVMAISATAGAAEKPNILVIFGDDIGQTNISAYSMGVVGYKTPNIDRIAHEGMLFTDYYAENSCTAGRSSFITGQSPLRTGLTKVGVPGAPIGIQKRDITIAQALKSQGYATGQFGKNHLGDKDAFLPTNHGFDEFFGNLYHLNTEEEPERAYWPKDDPDFVKSRTPRGVIHSYADGKIEDTGALTAKRMETIDDETTAAAQSFIERQAKADKPFFVWMNTTRMHLFTHVRDSMKGQSGMPGNDYADGMLEHDGDVGKLLKTLDELKIADNTIVVYTTDNGPNQFSWPDAATTPFRNEKNSNWEGAYRVPAIVRWPGKIKAGEVSNEMFSGMDWFPTLLAAAGDTGVKDKLLKGWSPTTGGTNFKVHLDGYNQLPYLTGQQPKGERREFYYFNDDGVLVSMRYDNWKVVFAEQREPGGFAVWSSPFVPLRVPKLFNLRMDPYERADIVSDQYYDWTVKNSYLLAAGVAKATRFLQTFIEYPPSQKPASFSIDQIRAAVDAKIEEKNKAQSKP; this is encoded by the coding sequence ATGACTCGCATAATCAAGTGGCTGCCGAAACTCGCCCTGGTGGCGACTACGGTCATGGCAATTTCGGCAACTGCCGGGGCTGCAGAAAAACCCAACATTCTGGTGATCTTCGGTGATGACATCGGCCAGACTAATATCAGCGCCTATTCCATGGGCGTGGTCGGCTACAAGACGCCCAACATCGACCGCATCGCCCATGAAGGCATGCTGTTCACCGACTACTACGCGGAAAACAGCTGCACCGCTGGACGCTCCTCCTTCATCACCGGTCAGTCGCCGCTGCGCACCGGCCTGACCAAAGTCGGCGTGCCAGGTGCGCCGATCGGCATTCAAAAACGTGACATCACCATCGCTCAGGCGCTCAAATCCCAGGGCTACGCCACTGGTCAATTCGGCAAGAACCACCTGGGTGACAAGGATGCATTCCTGCCGACCAACCACGGTTTCGACGAGTTCTTCGGCAACCTCTACCACCTCAACACCGAAGAAGAACCCGAACGCGCCTATTGGCCCAAGGATGACCCGGACTTCGTCAAATCCAGAACGCCGCGCGGCGTGATCCACAGCTACGCCGATGGCAAGATCGAAGACACTGGAGCCCTGACCGCCAAGCGCATGGAAACCATCGACGACGAAACCACCGCCGCCGCCCAGTCCTTTATCGAACGCCAGGCCAAAGCCGACAAACCGTTTTTCGTGTGGATGAACACCACGCGCATGCACCTGTTCACCCACGTGCGTGATTCGATGAAGGGCCAGAGCGGCATGCCCGGCAACGACTACGCCGACGGCATGCTTGAGCATGACGGTGACGTCGGCAAACTGCTGAAAACCCTCGATGAGCTGAAAATCGCCGACAACACCATCGTCGTCTACACCACCGACAACGGCCCGAACCAGTTCTCCTGGCCGGACGCGGCGACTACGCCATTCCGCAACGAGAAGAACTCCAACTGGGAAGGTGCCTACCGGGTGCCGGCCATCGTTCGTTGGCCGGGCAAGATCAAGGCCGGTGAAGTCTCAAACGAAATGTTCTCGGGCATGGACTGGTTCCCGACCCTGCTGGCTGCTGCAGGTGACACCGGCGTGAAAGACAAACTCCTGAAAGGCTGGTCACCGACTACCGGCGGCACCAACTTTAAGGTGCACCTGGACGGCTATAACCAACTACCGTACTTGACCGGGCAACAGCCAAAAGGCGAGCGTCGCGAGTTCTACTACTTTAACGACGACGGCGTGCTGGTTTCCATGCGTTATGACAATTGGAAAGTGGTCTTCGCCGAACAACGGGAACCGGGTGGTTTTGCGGTATGGAGCAGCCCGTTCGTACCCTTGCGAGTTCCCAAACTCTTCAACTTGCGGATGGACCCGTATGAGCGGGCAGACATCGTTTCTGACCAGTATTACGACTGGACCGTGAAGAATTCCTACTTGCTGGCAGCGGGGGTGGCCAAGGCGACGAGGTTCCTGCAGACCTTCATCGAATACCCGCCGAGCCAGAAGCCAGCCAGCTTCAGCATCGACCAGATCCGGGCTGCGGTAGACGCGAAAATCGAAGAGAAAAATAAAGCCCAATCCAAACCGTGA
- a CDS encoding Mut7-C ubiquitin/RNAse domain-containing protein: MTSATFRFYEELNDFLPAERRRQSFTCECARGATVKHMIEALGIPHTEVELVLLNGESVGFERVIFDSDRLAVYPKFEALDISPLLKVRAQPLRVLRFVADAHLGGLASLLRMSGFDTLYDNGFEDGEIAEIAAQQGRIVLTRDRELLKRRIISHGCYVHALKPSLQLRELYERLDLARSARPFSLCLHCNLPLHEISPELARPQVPPRIGALYSHFLRCDACQRVYWEGSHWRGMCALLAPLLDR, translated from the coding sequence ATGACCAGTGCAACCTTCCGCTTCTACGAGGAGCTCAACGATTTCCTGCCGGCCGAACGGCGGCGGCAGTCCTTCACCTGCGAGTGCGCGCGAGGGGCGACGGTCAAGCACATGATCGAGGCGCTCGGGATACCGCACACCGAGGTCGAGCTGGTGCTGCTCAACGGCGAGTCGGTGGGCTTCGAGCGGGTGATCTTCGACAGTGACCGGCTGGCGGTGTATCCCAAGTTCGAAGCGCTGGACATCAGCCCGCTGCTCAAGGTTCGTGCGCAACCTTTACGGGTGCTGCGCTTCGTCGCTGATGCGCACCTTGGCGGGCTGGCCAGCCTGCTGCGCATGAGCGGCTTCGACACCCTTTACGACAATGGCTTCGAGGATGGCGAGATCGCCGAGATCGCTGCGCAGCAAGGACGCATCGTGCTAACCCGCGACCGCGAACTGCTCAAGCGGCGGATCATCAGCCACGGCTGTTACGTGCATGCCCTGAAACCGTCGCTGCAGCTGCGCGAATTGTACGAGCGCCTCGACCTGGCGCGTAGCGCGCGGCCATTCAGCCTGTGCCTTCATTGCAACCTGCCGCTGCACGAGATCAGCCCGGAACTGGCCCGGCCGCAGGTGCCGCCACGCATTGGCGCCCTCTATTCGCACTTCCTGCGCTGCGACGCCTGCCAACGGGTTTACTGGGAGGGTTCGCACTGGCGCGGCATGTGTGCACTGCTGGCACCTCTGCTGGACCGATAG
- the istB gene encoding IS21-like element helper ATPase IstB: MRLGLMMESETSERETRKVERFLKTAKLRETQATLESIEYKASRGLDRNMVMTLADREWLRRRQNLILTGATGTGKTWLACAFGNQACRLGFNTYYLTATQLFEDITLSYADHTLPKLRRQLIKAQLLIIDDLGIGGIDSQLGPFLLDVIDQQSRNGSLLVTSQYPKEKWYDLFTDPTIADAVLDRIVHKSHVIPLKGESMRKLKSRKN, from the coding sequence TTGCGTCTTGGTCTGATGATGGAGTCTGAAACCAGCGAGCGTGAAACGCGTAAGGTTGAGCGCTTTCTGAAAACCGCCAAACTGAGAGAGACGCAGGCCACCTTGGAAAGTATCGAGTACAAGGCAAGCCGAGGGCTAGATCGCAACATGGTCATGACCTTGGCGGATCGTGAATGGTTACGTCGCCGACAAAATCTCATTTTGACAGGTGCTACTGGCACCGGAAAAACCTGGTTGGCTTGCGCCTTTGGTAATCAGGCCTGTCGCCTAGGGTTCAATACCTATTACCTTACAGCAACACAGCTTTTCGAAGACATAACACTGTCCTACGCGGACCACACGCTTCCGAAACTGCGCAGGCAATTGATCAAGGCTCAACTCCTGATCATCGATGACTTGGGAATCGGCGGCATTGACTCCCAGCTCGGCCCCTTCCTGCTAGATGTTATTGATCAGCAATCACGCAATGGCTCCTTGCTGGTCACCAGTCAGTACCCCAAAGAAAAATGGTACGACCTTTTCACGGATCCGACGATTGCCGATGCAGTGTTGGACCGGATCGTTCACAAGTCGCATGTGATTCCACTCAAGGGCGAATCGATGCGCAAACTCAAGAGCAGGAAAAACTGA
- a CDS encoding Mu transposase domain-containing protein has product MYQVRIGGDYHVEFQGRSYSVPYHHANQLVDLRVNTDWLEVTFQRRVISSHRIDSTPGGQYLA; this is encoded by the coding sequence GTGTACCAGGTTCGTATTGGCGGTGATTACCACGTTGAGTTTCAAGGTCGATCCTACTCGGTGCCTTATCACCATGCTAACCAGTTGGTGGATCTGCGCGTGAATACCGATTGGCTGGAAGTCACGTTCCAACGACGCGTGATCAGCAGTCACCGTATCGATTCCACGCCGGGGGGTCAGTACCTTGCGTGA
- a CDS encoding type VI secretion system tip protein VgrG codes for MFAPANQSQFDLTVFGRQHDFKVLSFSGEERLNTPYVITVELVSEQANLDFQSLLHQLAFLSFTPESTWLPAEGVHGQIYSIGQRTSVGRLSRYTLVLVPHLTYLTHSYNQRIFQNKTVPDIISQVLDGHNIVTGAHAYFELDLRLYPAREYCVQYGESDLHFIQRLCEEEGLHFHFRHSRDGHTLIFGDDNAVFRALDRPTPYVDGRGMVADEPAIQDFTVRLAVRTTEVARRDYSFEKPHVTLGYGAKLDYGQKTRVYPDLEDYQYPGGFDNAKRGNFLADRSLERHRSDYQLAEGRSNQPTLRGGHCFELSEHSRADWNDRWLLLCVEHEGKQPQALEELIGSQPKSADGFEQGYRNHFTAIPGKTPYRPPQEHAKHQILGSQTAKVTGPDGEEIYCDAHGRIKVQFHWDRADKNNDKSSCWLRVASGWAGQRYGAVTIPRVGTEVLVTFQEGDPDRPLVTGCLHHVEKPVPYALPEHKTRSVFRSNSTPHTPGTSAFTELSIEDRAGQEKIFIQAERDLEQQIKHDYHLTIGNERQVTVKGNSGTLVEGRDSLTVSDSLHFRVGEELVAQAGQQIHLKAGADLILDADVSITLKAGGHHIVIGPAGIFSSTEIQLGGAPVSPLSPGALATSEMSPVSPPVVGASQRSIMAITKQHAAEFCPLCEACREGVCMPEETV; via the coding sequence ATGTTCGCCCCTGCGAATCAATCACAGTTTGACCTGACCGTCTTTGGTCGTCAGCACGACTTCAAAGTGCTCTCATTCTCGGGTGAAGAGAGACTCAATACGCCTTATGTCATCACCGTCGAACTGGTCAGCGAACAGGCCAATCTGGATTTTCAATCGCTGTTGCACCAGCTGGCGTTTCTGAGTTTTACCCCAGAATCCACCTGGCTACCGGCCGAAGGGGTTCACGGGCAGATCTACTCGATTGGCCAACGCACATCCGTGGGCCGCTTGAGTCGTTACACCCTGGTGTTGGTGCCGCATCTGACCTACCTGACCCACAGCTACAATCAACGTATTTTCCAGAACAAGACGGTGCCGGACATCATCAGCCAGGTGCTGGATGGCCACAACATCGTCACGGGCGCGCATGCCTACTTCGAGTTGGATCTTCGCCTGTATCCGGCGCGCGAATACTGCGTGCAGTACGGTGAGTCGGATCTGCACTTTATCCAGCGCCTCTGCGAAGAGGAAGGTCTGCATTTTCATTTTCGCCACAGCCGAGACGGCCATACGCTGATCTTCGGCGATGACAATGCGGTGTTTCGTGCACTGGATCGGCCGACACCGTATGTCGATGGCCGGGGCATGGTCGCCGATGAGCCGGCGATTCAGGACTTTACCGTGCGCCTAGCCGTGCGTACCACGGAAGTGGCCCGCCGCGACTACAGTTTTGAAAAGCCCCATGTCACCCTGGGTTACGGCGCAAAACTGGACTACGGCCAGAAGACCCGCGTCTATCCCGACCTGGAGGATTACCAGTATCCCGGTGGTTTCGACAACGCCAAACGCGGTAATTTTCTGGCGGATCGTAGTCTTGAGCGCCACCGAAGCGATTATCAGTTGGCCGAGGGCCGGAGCAACCAACCGACCCTGCGCGGCGGTCACTGTTTTGAACTCAGCGAGCATTCACGCGCTGACTGGAACGACCGTTGGTTGCTGCTCTGCGTTGAACACGAAGGTAAACAGCCCCAGGCGCTGGAAGAACTGATCGGCAGCCAGCCCAAGTCCGCCGATGGCTTCGAACAAGGTTATCGCAACCACTTCACCGCGATCCCCGGGAAGACACCGTATCGCCCGCCGCAGGAACACGCCAAGCACCAGATCCTGGGTAGCCAGACCGCCAAGGTCACTGGTCCAGACGGTGAGGAAATCTATTGCGATGCGCATGGCCGGATCAAGGTCCAGTTTCACTGGGATCGTGCGGATAAAAACAACGACAAGAGCAGTTGCTGGCTACGCGTCGCTTCCGGCTGGGCCGGTCAACGTTACGGTGCGGTCACTATTCCGCGGGTCGGCACGGAAGTGCTGGTCACCTTCCAGGAAGGTGACCCTGATCGGCCGTTGGTGACCGGTTGCCTGCACCATGTGGAAAAGCCGGTGCCGTATGCGCTGCCTGAGCACAAAACCCGCAGTGTGTTCCGTAGTAACAGCACACCGCATACCCCCGGTACCAGCGCCTTCACCGAACTGTCGATCGAAGACCGTGCCGGCCAAGAGAAGATCTTTATCCAGGCCGAACGGGATCTGGAACAACAGATCAAACACGACTACCACCTCACCATCGGTAACGAGCGTCAGGTCACGGTCAAAGGCAACAGCGGCACCCTCGTCGAGGGCCGCGATAGCCTGACGGTGAGCGACAGCCTGCACTTCAGGGTAGGAGAGGAGCTAGTGGCCCAGGCCGGGCAACAAATCCATTTGAAAGCCGGCGCCGATCTGATCCTCGATGCGGATGTCAGCATTACCCTTAAGGCAGGCGGTCATCACATCGTCATTGGGCCAGCCGGCATCTTCAGCAGCACTGAAATCCAATTGGGTGGAGCCCCCGTGAGTCCACTGTCACCTGGCGCGCTAGCCACGTCGGAGATGTCCCCCGTTTCTCCTCCTGTTGTGGGTGCCAGCCAACGTTCGATCATGGCCATTACCAAGCAGCACGCTGCTGAATTTTGTCCTTTATGTGAGGCCTGTCGAGAAGGTGTTTGCATGCCCGAGGAAACAGTATGA
- a CDS encoding DUF4123 domain-containing protein, with protein sequence MNEQVRLGHTLYLILDSEGELDTRRALLGAHQRPNHLGVYSETPVADLVDAGPFIIQIDNPPAPLLNTLLCAPERNWGWLASAKDDEITVLAKHWRERLIIGQRPQQALYRFHDNRVLARALGSLPVETLPEYLGPIVSLCYWQGEQWATVENPVPGEYPVPTDPKWLHTPSSATHSMAILRENLSRYLFAEQGEAFAQLALNQDPHRWLDEQLSQAQQWEWLAPEQVQFFILQQLKEARTPVIKSWLPRPGEAPHVHFERLFNEVRFWSGEHSA encoded by the coding sequence ATGAACGAACAAGTCCGTCTCGGTCATACCCTGTACTTGATTCTGGATTCCGAGGGTGAACTCGATACACGCCGTGCGTTATTGGGGGCGCACCAACGGCCAAACCACCTCGGTGTATATAGCGAAACGCCGGTCGCTGATCTTGTCGATGCAGGCCCTTTCATCATCCAAATCGACAATCCCCCAGCCCCCCTACTTAATACATTACTCTGCGCGCCAGAGCGTAACTGGGGCTGGCTGGCTAGTGCCAAGGACGATGAAATAACGGTACTGGCCAAGCACTGGCGAGAACGCCTGATCATTGGCCAGCGGCCTCAACAAGCGCTGTATCGGTTCCACGACAACCGAGTCTTGGCTCGGGCGCTGGGGAGTCTGCCTGTCGAGACACTCCCCGAATACCTGGGTCCTATCGTCAGTCTGTGTTACTGGCAGGGCGAACAATGGGCAACGGTTGAGAATCCCGTGCCCGGTGAATACCCGGTACCCACCGACCCCAAGTGGCTGCACACGCCTTCCTCGGCCACCCATTCGATGGCCATCTTGCGCGAAAACCTCAGCCGTTATCTGTTTGCCGAACAGGGTGAGGCGTTCGCACAACTGGCTCTGAATCAGGATCCGCACCGCTGGCTCGACGAACAACTTTCGCAAGCGCAACAGTGGGAATGGCTGGCGCCTGAGCAGGTGCAGTTTTTCATTCTCCAGCAGCTGAAAGAAGCCCGGACACCCGTCATAAAAAGCTGGCTACCACGTCCAGGCGAGGCGCCACATGTTCATTTCGAGCGCCTGTTTAATGAAGTGCGTTTTTGGTCAGGAGAGCACTCTGCATGA
- a CDS encoding DUF2388 domain-containing protein has product MMQIAGSLFLRLPFLFTHQPSKIYWKQIMSTKFKVQFLIFLLSLVPLHKAFAEEGTIWPVVVFFGLTYTTFSPFISTLDNSYDNISKASLKEDAATFVASDGAIRGPFLESALQAARREQHVVRYDDMSLTQAILASK; this is encoded by the coding sequence ATGATGCAGATAGCGGGAAGTCTATTTTTGCGCCTGCCCTTTTTATTTACTCATCAGCCTTCAAAAATTTACTGGAAACAAATTATGAGTACCAAATTCAAGGTTCAATTTCTGATCTTTTTGCTCAGCTTAGTTCCTCTGCATAAAGCGTTTGCGGAGGAAGGTACGATTTGGCCCGTGGTTGTTTTTTTCGGTCTCACCTACACCACTTTCTCGCCTTTCATCAGCACGCTAGATAATAGCTACGACAACATCTCAAAGGCGTCTCTTAAAGAGGATGCAGCGACATTCGTTGCTTCGGACGGTGCGATACGTGGGCCGTTTCTGGAGTCAGCTTTGCAAGCCGCACGACGAGAGCAGCACGTTGTTCGTTACGACGACATGAGTTTAACCCAAGCGATTCTGGCCTCAAAATGA